A genomic segment from uncultured Desulfuromonas sp. encodes:
- a CDS encoding cytochrome c3 family protein, translating into MFRWMSILTVLLLSITACSTDEAPAPHPASLSKAIQEAPKSAEVQEKAPEAATMAKAHDNPMPSSDCSVAEFKDSETALPKAEQATTSIVSVELQCDFGPIFFNHRNHTEMMSCDTCHTSTPPGKIVKSKKEFHATCRGCHADNGAGPTKCRECHKRD; encoded by the coding sequence ATGTTTCGATGGATGTCTATTCTGACGGTCTTATTACTGTCTATCACCGCCTGCAGTACGGATGAAGCTCCAGCCCCTCATCCGGCCTCACTGAGCAAAGCCATTCAGGAAGCCCCTAAAAGCGCCGAAGTGCAAGAGAAGGCTCCTGAGGCAGCCACAATGGCAAAGGCTCATGACAACCCAATGCCTTCTTCAGATTGCTCCGTTGCAGAATTTAAGGATTCGGAAACAGCTCTCCCCAAAGCAGAACAAGCGACAACGTCGATTGTCTCTGTTGAACTCCAATGTGATTTCGGACCGATCTTCTTTAATCACCGCAATCACACTGAGATGATGAGCTGTGACACCTGTCACACCAGCACTCCACCGGGTAAAATTGTTAAAAGCAAAAAAGAGTTTCACGCGACCTGTCGTGGCTGCCATGCAGATAATGGTGCCGGACCAACCAAGTGCCGCGAATGTCACAAACGCGACTAG
- a CDS encoding ABC transporter permease: MINLQRLKAVVVKEFIHILRDWRSLALAIAIPVLLLALFAYALNMDLKQVPTAVIDRSMSPQSRDLISQFDGSSYFAVNESMNTLDEVQSAMRQRRILVALVIERDFARHIEQGQTAQVQLIVDGSDANTGRLALGYAQALGWLYNQQVLIARSQRLGHEPKVGQIEGHMRAWYNQGLVSTYNIVPGIIAIVMVVIASMLASVTVAREWETGTMEQLISTPIRRLELTLGKAIPLYFVGIVDVLIAAGLGQWLFDVPLRGEPALVLLVASLFLVGVLFYGLVLSIVLKKQVVANQLALITGFLPTLVLSGFVFTIANMPLPIRALSHIFPARYFIAMLRSIYLKGVGLEMMLSNFALLTLYAALMVVIANRALKLRLN, encoded by the coding sequence ATGATTAATTTGCAACGACTCAAGGCCGTCGTGGTCAAAGAATTTATCCATATTCTGCGTGACTGGCGCAGTCTGGCGTTGGCAATTGCCATTCCGGTGCTATTACTGGCGCTGTTCGCCTATGCTCTGAATATGGACCTCAAGCAGGTGCCGACCGCCGTTATTGATCGTTCCATGTCACCGCAAAGTCGTGACCTGATCAGCCAGTTTGATGGTTCAAGCTATTTTGCCGTCAACGAGTCGATGAACACGCTGGATGAGGTTCAGAGTGCCATGCGCCAACGGCGCATTCTGGTCGCCTTGGTCATTGAACGCGATTTTGCCCGCCACATTGAACAGGGGCAGACTGCGCAGGTGCAGTTGATTGTCGATGGCAGTGACGCCAACACCGGCCGACTGGCTCTCGGTTATGCCCAGGCCCTTGGCTGGCTGTACAACCAACAGGTGCTGATTGCGCGGAGTCAGCGACTCGGGCATGAGCCCAAGGTGGGGCAGATTGAAGGCCATATGCGCGCCTGGTACAACCAGGGCCTAGTCAGTACTTATAATATTGTTCCGGGGATTATCGCCATTGTCATGGTGGTGATCGCCTCCATGCTTGCCAGCGTCACCGTCGCCCGTGAGTGGGAAACCGGCACCATGGAGCAATTGATCAGCACACCAATCCGCCGACTGGAGTTGACGCTGGGTAAGGCCATTCCGTTGTATTTTGTCGGTATTGTCGATGTGCTGATCGCCGCCGGTCTCGGCCAATGGTTGTTTGATGTGCCGTTACGGGGGGAACCGGCGCTGGTGCTGCTGGTGGCCTCACTGTTTCTGGTCGGAGTGCTGTTTTATGGCCTGGTGTTGAGCATTGTGCTGAAAAAACAGGTCGTGGCCAACCAACTGGCGCTGATTACCGGTTTTCTGCCGACCCTGGTACTGAGCGGCTTTGTCTTTACCATCGCCAATATGCCGTTACCGATTCGGGCGCTGAGCCATATCTTCCCGGCCCGCTATTTTATCGCCATGCTGCGCAGCATCTATCTGAAAGGGGTTGGCCTGGAGATGATGCTGAGTAACTTTGCGCTATTGACCCTGTATGCTGCCTTGATGGTCGTGATAGCCAATCGGGCCTTGAAGTTGAGGTTGAACTGA
- a CDS encoding ABC transporter permease — translation MILKLKAMLVKELKQMLRDPKMRIVVFGFPLVQLLVFSFALTLDVKNIDLVIVDEDRSVVTRELTDDFVASGYFKVHGLVDSVTQARELMDRGDVRGIVVFTAGTARKLQAGNTVAVQLIADGTMSNDAGIMFNYASSVLQRYNRALTAHIDPAVELEPRNLFNVNLDSRNFYVPGLITLMILVTSTLLTSIAIVREKEIGTIEQVMVTPIGRFEFIIGKTLPFFFTGYLTTTLMFVLARLVFGITIKGSVLVLIVVVGLNILSYLGLALLISTISQTQQQALLTAFFIMMPCALLSGYLFPVNNMPQPVQYLTYLNPMRWGFEAITGVVIKGTGLADLWKQVLWEAIHATGFLTIAAAKFRKTL, via the coding sequence ATGATTCTTAAACTTAAGGCCATGTTGGTCAAAGAACTCAAGCAGATGCTGCGTGATCCGAAAATGCGCATCGTCGTGTTTGGATTTCCCCTGGTGCAATTGCTGGTGTTTTCTTTTGCCCTGACGCTTGATGTCAAAAATATTGATCTGGTGATTGTCGATGAGGATCGTTCCGTGGTCACCCGGGAACTCACCGATGACTTTGTCGCCTCTGGCTATTTTAAGGTGCATGGCCTGGTGGATTCCGTGACGCAGGCCAGGGAGTTAATGGATCGGGGCGATGTGCGGGGGATTGTGGTATTCACTGCTGGAACGGCCCGGAAACTTCAGGCGGGTAATACGGTAGCCGTGCAATTGATCGCTGACGGCACCATGAGCAATGATGCCGGGATTATGTTCAATTATGCCAGTAGCGTGCTGCAGCGCTACAACCGCGCTTTGACGGCCCACATTGATCCCGCCGTTGAACTGGAGCCACGTAATCTGTTTAACGTCAATCTCGACAGTCGCAATTTCTATGTGCCGGGGCTGATCACACTGATGATCCTGGTGACCAGCACGTTGCTGACCAGTATTGCCATCGTGCGGGAAAAAGAGATTGGAACCATCGAGCAGGTGATGGTAACGCCCATCGGCCGTTTTGAATTTATCATCGGCAAGACCCTGCCGTTCTTCTTTACCGGTTATCTGACGACGACCCTGATGTTTGTGCTGGCGCGGCTGGTATTCGGCATTACCATCAAGGGAAGTGTCCTGGTGCTTATTGTCGTCGTTGGTCTGAACATCCTCTCGTATCTCGGACTGGCCTTGTTGATCAGCACCATCTCCCAGACCCAGCAACAGGCGCTGCTGACGGCCTTTTTTATCATGATGCCCTGCGCGTTACTCAGCGGCTATCTGTTTCCGGTCAACAACATGCCGCAACCGGTGCAGTATCTGACCTATCTCAATCCGATGCGTTGGGGATTTGAAGCGATCACCGGCGTGGTGATCAAGGGGACGGGACTGGCGGACCTGTGGAAGCAGGTACTGTGGGAGGCGATTCATGCGACCGGCTTTCTCACTATTGCGGCTGCCAAATTTCGCAAAACCTTGTAG
- a CDS encoding IS3 family transposase (programmed frameshift), producing MDKVESKRSRRTQRDYTMGFKLQVVDAVEKGDMTYKQAQKIYGIQGRSTVLTWLRKHGKLDWTQPVRLAMPKTPKAKETPAQKIKRLERELEDERLRNLLLNEVVDILDSEHGMSLRKKYIAKARRIQKYKGLSLSRACKLLGISRQAVYQRERRTQQRNTELAPVKEMVMELRRFMPRLGGRKLYSLLKPKFNAHSIKLGRDGFFDYLREHRLLVPPVKRFIKTTQSSHWMKKYPNLLTSQDINRAEQVFVSDITYVETDEGVHYLSLVTDAYSRKIMGYEVSDNLRAESVVKALRQAARQRQTDKSLLHHSDRGLQYCSSIYQEELKRHDITPSMTDGYDCYQNALAERVNGILKQEFLLFKCRDLQELKDLVRESVAIYNRLRPHLSLNMQTPEEVHKKATSMGEVA from the exons ATGGACAAAGTAGAGAGCAAGCGGAGTCGGCGGACTCAACGAGATTACACAATGGGCTTTAAATTGCAGGTTGTTGATGCCGTAGAAAAAGGCGATATGACCTACAAGCAGGCCCAGAAGATCTATGGCATCCAGGGTCGCTCAACCGTGTTAACATGGTTAAGAAAGCACGGAAAGTTAGATTGGACCCAGCCAGTGAGGCTCGCTATGCCCAAAACTCCCAAAGCCAAAGAGACCCCTGCCCAGAAGATAAAGCGACTTGAGCGCGAACTTGAAGATGAACGTCTTCGCAATCTGCTTTTGAATGAAGTTGTTGATATCCTGGATTCTGAGCACGGAATGAGTTTGAGAAAAAAGTATATTGCCAAG GCGAGACGCATTCAAAAATACAAAGGGCTAAGTTTAAGCCGCGCTTGCAAGCTTCTTGGCATCAGTCGGCAGGCCGTTTATCAAAGAGAAAGACGCACCCAGCAGCGCAACACAGAGCTGGCTCCCGTCAAAGAGATGGTGATGGAGTTGCGACGGTTCATGCCGAGGTTGGGCGGTCGCAAGCTGTACTCACTGCTGAAACCGAAATTTAATGCTCATAGCATCAAATTAGGTCGGGATGGATTTTTTGATTATTTACGAGAGCATCGGCTGTTGGTTCCACCGGTCAAGCGATTCATCAAGACCACGCAGAGCAGTCACTGGATGAAAAAATATCCGAATCTTCTCACGAGTCAGGATATCAATCGGGCTGAACAAGTCTTTGTCAGTGACATCACGTACGTTGAAACAGATGAAGGGGTTCATTATCTATCGCTGGTTACTGATGCTTATAGCCGCAAAATCATGGGGTATGAGGTCAGTGACAATCTACGTGCAGAAAGTGTTGTCAAGGCATTACGTCAAGCAGCCAGACAACGCCAGACGGATAAATCGTTGCTGCACCATTCCGATAGAGGATTACAGTATTGCTCATCGATCTATCAGGAAGAGCTGAAGCGTCATGATATAACGCCATCCATGACAGATGGTTACGATTGTTATCAAAATGCTTTGGCTGAGAGGGTAAACGGAATTCTGAAGCAAGAGTTTTTGTTGTTTAAGTGCCGTGATTTGCAGGAACTGAAGGACTTGGTTCGCGAATCGGTTGCTATTTACAATCGCCTACGTCCACACCTTAGCTTGAATATGCAAACACCGGAAGAAGTACATAAGAAAGCCACCTCCATGGGGGAGGTGGCTTAG
- a CDS encoding beta-ketoacyl synthase N-terminal-like domain-containing protein codes for MHSDSTQRPAIAIVGIGGVFPQAPTLETFWSIIRQGVATASLPPQGRWQLPVEEAYHPEEGKADCVYSKKACFVDGFKLDLPFAELNIDEHLVRQLDPLFQLLLQAGVTASMEGNLTQIDKQRMGVIVGNLALPSETASQLAQDYVGRTIYEQLFSQQLKVSTAPLNRYMTGLPAAVLAKALGLGGTCFTLDAACASSLYAIKLAVDELQSGRADAMLTGGVARPDSQYTQMGFSQLHALSPTGSCTPFDASGNGLVVGEGAGVLLLKRTEDALRDGDHIYAQIAGIGLSNDIGGSLLAPMSEGQLRAMRAAYQQADWEPQDVDHIECHATGTPVGDAVEFASLKQLWQNAEPDRQCVLGSVKSNIGHLLTAAGSAAVIKTLLALKHKELPPTAGFQRAGQQMGMEQSPFNVLQQATPWQEPNSRPRRAAVSAFGFGGINAHLLLEEWTGQQQQQPKAKPCSTPEPIAIVGLDVRLANHPDTDSFRRSWLAQNDNETFSSPHHWYGAEASQWFNKEFTPKNITTGHYLTQVAVQPGTFRIPPTELKEMLPRQALMLQSAAAALDDAGVKNNEHLTTGVFVGTGLDLNATSFSLRWGLPERVRRWAKQSDSDLDQQQLEQWCNTLRDAICPPLTANRTMGALGSVVASRIAREFKCGGSSFTIAAEENSALQALQLATEALRRNELDMAIVGGVDMPGDIRAQLCADRIGSTTPINEGACCVVLMPLDQARQQGRTIYALINDVTTAAADDSLVTPQADAIKRLTTANAVAYIDQIAANDATLKELRQHSHAPWTLSTSQRYGHCGEAAGLVGVIAAALSLHHRILPSTAEKTARYWLHNSQEGPRRAQITSTATGGLLATVQLTEDSSPERKLPTRLAAGPLQRGLFAVYGSTPSHLLSKLTELERWLEQQDTTAIDTLASLWRTTSQPANTPGLALTVVSQDRTELKEQIAFARQHLSEHPDQRLDGRGGVLVPACARDNVFYTPTPLANQGQVAFIFPGSGNHFPHMGQELGLLWPEIYEQQHRNNLRLHDQFQPHLFWNGSDRQQIEQDHNGMIIAHVALCTALSDLVRRLGVSPKAAIGYSLGESSSLFSLKAWQQRDAMLERIEASSLFTRDLGGPCVSARQLWNLPDDQPVDWALGIVPLAADQVEQALQGRERVYLLIINTPQECVIGGQRADVEALVAELGCPFIELKGVTTVHCPVPTMVAKPYHDLHLFPTTAPQGIRFYSCASGQPYTPDTESCAAAILAQAVDRIDFVRVIENAYNDGVRVFIETGSGNSCSRMIPRILGDRPHMVRPVHVDNQPMAVTVTRLMAQLIAEGVSCDPSLLEQDPSSVKPAPVITANAVILTNGLATLALPPCPLEQQNSYDVPQPQHRPTVAPVKIDTPTSAPQPVTEPLFASMSRTQQHQSACHDTFLGLSQQIQQLMERNLALQKQLRAHLPDEPVSATPSKPIMSSATVSVPRRDVAFDRDKCMEFAIGSIAAMLGPRFASIDDHPTRVRLPDEPLMLVDRIMSLEGEPCSMTHGRVITEHDVTPDRWYLDGDRIPTCVAVEAGQADLFLSGYLGIDFHTKGHAVYRLLDAIVEFHSELPKPGDVIRYDIRIERFFRQGDTWLFRFQFDSTVNGQPLMTMRNGCAGFFSQQELDAGKGIVHTKFDLMEQPGKRPADWRELVPMTRESYNADQIAALRRGDLVTCFGDAFAALAVDRPYTLPSGHLELVDRVTEVIPGGGRFGLGQIRAEMDIQPDDWFLTCHFCDDNVMPGTLMYECCLHTLRIYLMRMGWVSAEGEAVWQPVPGVGSQLKCRGQVTEHTRTVTYEVTLKELGFRPEPYAIVDALMYADGKPIVEIINMSVRLSGLTREALEQRWHSAAQTSTSVIKPAIYDYYSILAYSSGNPSEAFGEPYKVFDSQRRIARLPRPPFQFLDRVTEVHAEAWKMEAGGVIEAQYDVPEDAWYFSEERTGQMPFSVLLEIALQPCGWMAAYVGSALTSDIDLCFRNLDGNAIQHRAVTPQTGTLTTTVKLTRVSSSGGMIIQSYDFTVEDQYGPIYSGDTVFGFFTGQALANQIGIREATPYVPTTDEQQRAMTLSYPQQRPYQDTKLRMIDEIDLFVADGGPHQLGYIRGTKRVDPGEWFFQAHFYQDPVCPGSLGLESFQQLLKVVACQRWDCDEQSVFEPITLNHEHHWMYRGQIIPTNHMVTVDAVITGIDDVTKTVTADGYLQVDGKVIYQMKSFSITVKS; via the coding sequence GCTTCTTCAGGCCGGTGTGACAGCTTCGATGGAAGGCAATCTGACCCAGATCGACAAACAACGGATGGGGGTCATCGTCGGCAATCTGGCGTTACCCAGTGAAACCGCTTCACAACTGGCGCAGGATTATGTCGGTCGTACGATCTATGAACAGCTCTTTAGCCAACAACTTAAAGTCAGCACCGCCCCACTCAACCGTTACATGACCGGTCTGCCGGCCGCGGTGCTCGCTAAAGCACTAGGGCTTGGCGGCACCTGTTTTACACTCGATGCCGCCTGTGCCTCATCGCTTTATGCCATCAAGCTGGCGGTGGACGAACTGCAATCCGGCCGTGCCGATGCCATGCTCACTGGCGGTGTTGCCCGTCCCGACTCACAATATACCCAGATGGGCTTCTCCCAGCTGCATGCCCTGTCTCCGACCGGAAGCTGTACGCCATTCGACGCATCCGGAAATGGATTGGTGGTCGGTGAAGGTGCCGGAGTCCTGTTACTTAAACGCACTGAAGATGCCTTGCGTGACGGCGATCACATTTACGCTCAGATTGCCGGCATCGGCCTGTCCAATGACATTGGCGGCAGTTTACTGGCTCCCATGTCTGAAGGCCAATTGCGCGCCATGCGTGCCGCCTACCAACAAGCTGACTGGGAGCCTCAGGATGTTGACCATATTGAATGTCACGCCACCGGCACCCCTGTCGGCGATGCTGTTGAGTTTGCCAGCCTGAAACAACTGTGGCAGAACGCCGAGCCGGATCGGCAGTGTGTGCTCGGCTCGGTTAAATCCAACATTGGCCACCTGCTTACCGCAGCCGGTTCAGCGGCAGTCATTAAGACCTTGCTGGCACTCAAACACAAAGAGTTGCCGCCGACGGCGGGTTTTCAACGCGCCGGTCAACAGATGGGCATGGAGCAAAGCCCGTTTAACGTGTTACAACAGGCAACCCCTTGGCAGGAACCAAACTCCAGACCGCGGCGCGCTGCGGTCAGCGCGTTTGGCTTCGGCGGTATTAATGCCCACCTGCTTCTGGAAGAATGGACCGGCCAACAGCAGCAACAGCCGAAAGCTAAACCGTGCTCTACGCCTGAACCCATCGCCATTGTCGGTCTGGATGTGCGCCTTGCAAACCATCCTGACACCGACTCATTTCGCCGCAGCTGGCTTGCGCAAAATGACAACGAAACATTTTCATCACCACACCATTGGTATGGTGCCGAAGCCAGTCAGTGGTTCAACAAAGAATTTACGCCTAAAAACATCACGACGGGGCATTATCTCACTCAGGTTGCGGTACAGCCGGGCACTTTCCGGATTCCTCCGACCGAGCTCAAGGAGATGTTGCCACGTCAGGCGTTGATGCTGCAAAGTGCTGCGGCCGCCCTGGACGATGCCGGAGTAAAAAACAACGAGCACCTCACGACCGGTGTCTTTGTCGGTACTGGACTGGATCTCAATGCGACAAGTTTCAGTTTGCGCTGGGGACTTCCGGAACGGGTACGCCGCTGGGCCAAACAAAGTGACAGTGATCTGGATCAACAACAGCTTGAACAGTGGTGCAACACCTTGCGTGATGCCATTTGTCCCCCGCTGACGGCCAACCGGACCATGGGCGCACTCGGCAGCGTTGTGGCCAGCCGCATTGCCCGTGAATTCAAATGCGGCGGATCCAGTTTCACGATAGCAGCCGAAGAAAACTCCGCCCTGCAAGCCCTGCAACTGGCCACGGAAGCCCTACGGCGCAATGAACTGGACATGGCCATTGTCGGCGGCGTCGACATGCCGGGTGACATCCGTGCCCAACTCTGTGCCGACCGGATCGGTAGCACAACGCCCATCAATGAAGGGGCCTGCTGTGTTGTTCTGATGCCGCTTGACCAGGCGCGACAACAGGGCCGCACCATTTATGCGCTGATCAATGACGTTACGACGGCAGCAGCAGATGACAGTCTGGTCACGCCACAAGCCGATGCGATTAAACGTCTTACAACCGCAAACGCAGTGGCTTATATCGATCAGATTGCTGCCAATGACGCAACCCTCAAAGAGCTGCGCCAACACAGCCACGCACCGTGGACCCTGTCCACGTCACAACGCTATGGCCATTGCGGTGAGGCCGCAGGTCTGGTGGGTGTCATTGCCGCCGCCTTATCCCTGCACCACCGGATTCTGCCGTCAACAGCCGAGAAAACAGCGCGTTACTGGCTGCATAATAGTCAGGAAGGTCCTCGTCGGGCCCAGATCACCAGCACGGCGACCGGTGGCCTTCTCGCCACGGTTCAGCTTACGGAGGACAGCAGTCCAGAACGCAAACTGCCGACGCGCTTGGCAGCGGGACCGTTACAACGCGGTCTCTTTGCGGTCTATGGCTCGACACCGAGCCACCTGCTCAGCAAGCTGACCGAGCTGGAGCGGTGGCTAGAGCAGCAGGACACAACGGCCATTGACACCCTGGCCAGCCTGTGGCGCACCACGTCTCAACCCGCCAACACACCGGGACTGGCATTGACCGTCGTGAGTCAGGATCGTACTGAACTGAAGGAGCAGATCGCCTTTGCCCGTCAGCATCTGAGCGAGCACCCCGACCAGCGTCTGGATGGCCGCGGTGGTGTTCTTGTCCCGGCCTGCGCCCGTGACAATGTCTTTTACACACCAACACCACTCGCTAATCAGGGTCAGGTAGCGTTCATTTTCCCCGGCTCCGGCAACCACTTCCCGCACATGGGTCAAGAACTGGGTCTGTTGTGGCCGGAAATCTATGAACAGCAACACCGCAACAACCTCCGCCTTCATGATCAGTTTCAGCCTCACCTGTTCTGGAACGGCAGTGACCGGCAGCAGATTGAGCAGGATCATAACGGGATGATCATCGCCCACGTCGCCCTGTGCACTGCGCTGAGTGATCTCGTGCGTCGACTAGGTGTGTCACCCAAAGCGGCCATCGGTTACAGCCTGGGGGAATCCTCCAGCCTGTTTTCCCTCAAGGCCTGGCAGCAACGCGACGCCATGCTCGAACGCATTGAAGCCTCTTCGCTGTTCACCCGCGATCTCGGCGGTCCATGTGTCAGCGCCCGACAGCTATGGAATCTGCCGGACGATCAACCGGTGGATTGGGCTTTGGGCATTGTTCCCCTTGCCGCTGACCAAGTCGAGCAGGCGTTGCAGGGACGTGAACGCGTTTACCTGCTGATCATCAATACACCGCAGGAATGCGTCATCGGTGGACAACGTGCTGACGTCGAAGCTCTCGTCGCGGAACTCGGTTGTCCATTCATCGAGCTGAAAGGAGTGACCACCGTGCACTGTCCGGTGCCGACCATGGTCGCCAAACCGTATCACGACCTGCACCTGTTTCCGACCACGGCACCGCAGGGAATTCGTTTCTACAGCTGTGCCAGCGGTCAACCCTACACACCGGACACAGAGAGCTGCGCCGCGGCCATTCTCGCCCAGGCTGTGGACCGCATCGACTTTGTCCGCGTCATTGAAAATGCCTACAACGATGGCGTGCGCGTATTCATCGAAACCGGCAGTGGCAATTCCTGCTCACGCATGATTCCGCGCATTCTCGGTGACCGCCCCCATATGGTGCGTCCGGTTCATGTCGATAATCAGCCGATGGCCGTGACCGTCACCCGTTTGATGGCGCAACTGATCGCGGAAGGCGTGTCTTGTGACCCATCGCTGTTGGAACAGGACCCATCCAGCGTCAAACCGGCCCCGGTGATCACAGCCAATGCCGTCATCCTGACCAATGGCCTGGCAACACTGGCATTACCACCCTGCCCACTGGAACAACAGAATTCCTACGATGTCCCTCAACCGCAACACCGCCCGACTGTCGCGCCGGTAAAAATCGACACACCAACCAGCGCACCGCAACCGGTGACGGAACCGTTATTTGCCAGCATGAGCCGCACTCAGCAGCATCAGAGCGCCTGCCACGACACATTCCTCGGCCTGTCACAACAGATTCAACAGCTCATGGAACGCAATTTGGCGTTGCAAAAACAGCTGCGGGCCCATCTGCCTGATGAACCGGTCAGCGCGACACCATCCAAACCGATCATGAGCAGTGCAACGGTCAGCGTGCCGCGCCGGGACGTGGCCTTTGACCGCGATAAGTGCATGGAGTTTGCCATCGGGTCCATTGCCGCCATGCTCGGTCCACGCTTTGCCTCGATTGACGATCATCCAACCCGTGTCCGCCTGCCCGACGAACCACTGATGCTGGTAGATCGCATTATGTCGCTTGAAGGTGAACCCTGTTCCATGACGCATGGCCGGGTCATCACCGAGCACGATGTGACACCGGATCGCTGGTATCTCGATGGTGATCGCATTCCGACCTGTGTCGCGGTTGAAGCGGGCCAGGCCGACCTGTTTCTTTCCGGCTATCTCGGCATCGATTTCCACACCAAGGGACATGCGGTGTATCGCTTGTTGGATGCTATTGTCGAATTCCATAGCGAACTACCCAAACCCGGTGATGTGATCCGCTACGACATCCGCATTGAGCGCTTTTTCCGCCAGGGCGACACTTGGCTGTTCCGCTTCCAGTTCGACAGCACGGTCAACGGTCAGCCATTGATGACCATGCGTAACGGCTGTGCCGGGTTCTTCAGTCAACAGGAACTCGATGCCGGCAAAGGGATTGTTCACACTAAATTCGACCTCATGGAGCAACCTGGCAAACGTCCAGCCGACTGGCGCGAGCTGGTGCCGATGACACGCGAAAGCTACAATGCTGACCAGATTGCCGCCCTACGCCGTGGTGATCTGGTGACCTGTTTCGGCGACGCCTTTGCCGCACTGGCGGTTGACCGCCCTTACACCCTACCCAGTGGTCATCTGGAACTGGTCGACCGCGTCACCGAGGTGATTCCCGGTGGCGGCCGCTTTGGTCTTGGACAGATCCGTGCCGAGATGGATATCCAGCCGGACGACTGGTTCCTTACCTGTCACTTCTGCGACGATAATGTCATGCCCGGCACCCTGATGTACGAATGCTGTCTGCACACGTTACGCATCTATCTGATGCGCATGGGGTGGGTCAGCGCCGAGGGTGAAGCGGTATGGCAACCGGTTCCCGGTGTCGGCAGCCAGCTCAAATGCCGTGGCCAGGTCACCGAGCACACCAGGACGGTAACCTACGAAGTCACCCTCAAAGAGCTGGGTTTCCGTCCAGAGCCTTATGCCATTGTCGATGCGCTGATGTATGCCGACGGTAAACCGATTGTCGAGATCATCAACATGTCGGTACGCTTAAGCGGGTTAACCCGCGAGGCTTTGGAGCAACGCTGGCACAGTGCAGCTCAAACCAGCACCTCGGTGATCAAACCGGCCATCTACGATTACTACAGCATCCTCGCCTACTCCAGCGGCAATCCGTCGGAAGCGTTTGGCGAACCCTACAAAGTATTCGATTCTCAGCGACGCATTGCCCGTCTGCCGCGGCCGCCGTTCCAATTTTTGGACCGGGTGACGGAAGTCCATGCTGAAGCCTGGAAAATGGAAGCCGGTGGCGTCATAGAAGCCCAATATGATGTGCCCGAAGACGCCTGGTATTTTTCGGAAGAGCGCACCGGTCAGATGCCGTTCAGCGTCTTACTGGAGATCGCCCTGCAGCCGTGCGGCTGGATGGCCGCTTATGTCGGTTCCGCACTGACCAGCGACATCGACCTGTGTTTCCGTAATCTGGATGGTAATGCCATTCAGCATCGCGCGGTGACGCCACAGACCGGCACCCTGACCACCACCGTTAAACTGACGCGGGTTTCCAGTAGCGGCGGCATGATTATTCAGAGTTATGATTTCACTGTCGAAGACCAGTACGGCCCCATCTACAGCGGCGATACCGTGTTCGGTTTCTTTACGGGACAGGCCCTGGCCAATCAGATCGGCATCCGCGAGGCAACACCTTATGTGCCAACGACGGACGAACAACAACGGGCAATGACACTGTCGTATCCGCAGCAGCGCCCCTACCAGGATACCAAACTGCGCATGATTGATGAGATTGACTTGTTCGTTGCCGATGGCGGCCCGCATCAACTGGGCTATATCCGCGGCACAAAGCGGGTCGATCCAGGTGAATGGTTCTTCCAGGCTCACTTCTATCAGGATCCGGTCTGTCCCGGTTCACTGGGGCTTGAATCGTTTCAACAATTGCTGAAAGTTGTCGCCTGCCAACGTTGGGACTGTGATGAACAGAGCGTCTTTGAACCGATCACACTCAATCATGAGCACCACTGGATGTACCGCGGTCAAATTATCCCAACGAATCACATGGTGACCGTCGATGCGGTGATTACAGGGATCGATGATGTGACAAAAACAGTCACTGCCGATGGCTACCTGCAGGTGGACGGCAAAGTGATTTACCAGATGAAGTCCTTTTCCATCACCGTAAAAAGCTAG